The region GTCTATTACTACGAAGAATGTAACATGGGCAGAAGAAGCCTGCTATATTTGTTCCTTCAATGTTTACCCGAGTGGATCAAGACGCAAGCAGACATGTCTTACCGTTCAAGGTTAGTCAACTTAATTAACTAATTAATTAAATTacggggagggtcatgtaatttgtaatcaattaAACGTCTCATTGCTCAGGGTTTGAGAATTAGTTGTATATTATAGTATCTCATGATGCCCCTCATCCCTGATTCTCTGCTGGGTCCGCAATATCAAGCTCTGAACGAACAGAGTAGAAACACAGATGGACAACTAGTAAAAGCACAAACCCGCTTTATTCATCCCACTGGATGCTTCAGCTGCAAATACAACATACAAGTCACACAAGCATATATTTATACCTTCCAACTAGgtggagtcaccactcaccacTTCCAAGATAAACAATCAATCTCTGTTCCTCTTACTTATTACATTGTCATGGCCCTGCCTGAGTCCAGAGCAGCGTGAGATGGGACTTTGTTTGGGGTGGACCCCTGCCGCCTTCCTCCCAGAGGTTTCTTCTCTCTTCAACTGTTGTCCTCATCTCGATGTTGAGTTCCACCTTTCTCCTTGCCCTAGTTCCACAGAAACTAACCTGACTTATCAGGAACTGAGACTAGCCTGTTGCTCTTAACCTCCATCCTTAGAAATATTAATACACAGCAAGAACAAAACATGTCTGGACAGACACCTTCTATACTCGTCTCACAGTAACTTTCCTATACAAAGTTCAATAAAGTAGTTAGAATCCAacatgatccatagcctatactATAGGCCTAGGCTATACCAAGACCATACAGGGAGAAGCACAGtgcaaagttatatttctaagaaaATTGACTTCCTTCCCTAGTTTTTGCGCTGCTGGGAtggtacactgctcaaaaaaataaagggaacacttaaacaacacaatgtaactccaagtcaatcacacttaggaagcaacactgattgacaataaatttcacatgctgttgtgcaaatggaatagagaacaggtggaaattataggcaattagcaagacacccccaataaagtagtggttctgcaggtggtatcCACAGAccgaccacttctcagttcctatgcttcctggctgatgttttggtcacttttgaatgctggcggtactttcactctagtggtagcatgagacggagtctacaacccacacaagtggctcaggtagtgcagctcatccaggatggcacatcaatgcgagctgtggcaagaaggtttgctgtgtctgtcagcgtagtgtccagagcatggaggcgctaccaagagacaggccagtacatcaggagacgtggaggaggccagcagcaggaccgctacctccaactttgtgcaaggaggagcaggaggagcactgccagagccctgcaaaatgacctccagcaggccacaaatgtgcatgcatctactcaaacggtcagaaacagactccatgagggtggtatgagggcccgacgtccacaggtgggggttgtgcttacagcccaacaccgtgcaggacatttggcatttgccagagaacaccaagattggcaaatttgccactggcgccctgtgctcttcacagatgaaagcaggttcacactgagcacatgtgacagacgtgacagtctggagacgtcgtggagaacgttctgctgcctgcaacatccttcagcatgaccggtttggcggtgggtcagtcatggtgtggggtggaatttctttggggggccgcacagccatccatgtgctcgccagaggtagcctgactgccattaggtaccgagatgagatcctcagaccccttgtgagaccatatgctggtgcggttggccctgggttcctgctaatgcaagacaatgctagacctcatgtggctggagtgtgtcagcagttcctgcaagaggaaggcattgatgctatggactggcccgcccgttccccagacctgaatccaattgagcacatctgggacatcatgtctccctccatccaccaacgacacgttgcaccacagactgtccaggagttggcggatgctttagtccaggtctgggaggagatccctcaggagaccatccgccacctcatcaggagcatgcccaggcgttgtagggaggtcatacaggcacgtggaggccacacactactgagcctcattttgacttgttttaaggacattacatcaaagttggatcagcctgtagtgtggttttccactttaattttgagtgtgactccaaatccagacctccatgggttgatacatttgatttccattgatcatttttgtgtgattttgttgtcagcacattcaactatgtaaagaaaaaagtatttaataagaatatttcattcattcagatctaggatgtgttattttagtgttccctttatttttttgagcagtgtatatataaaacTAGGCTACACTGCAATGGATAGGCGTTCccaatccaggctgcatcacatccggccgtgattgggagtcccatagggtggcgcacaattggcccaaggTCGTCTGGGTTTTAAATAATAATTTCTTCttcagtgccttgctcaagggcacttcGCCAGATTTTTCACTTTTGGTttcactggcccaacgctctaaacgctaggctacctgccactcttaCATAGATGTGCAGGGCTCAATGATGTTGATGGCTGTCGATGGCATGAATCTGTAACAACAACGGTGTATTAGCTAATGCGGCCATTACATTtatagcatgctagctaactcaCTTATATAGCAAGACCATACATTGCCTGTAGAGCATGCTAGCAAACTCActtatacagcaataacatacatTACATGTATATCATGCTAGCTAACTCActtatacagcaataacatacgTTGCCTCtatagcatgctagctaactcaCTTATACAGCAATACCATACATTGCCTCtatagcatgctagctaactcacttatacagcaataacatacgTTGCCTCtatagcatgctagctaactcaCTTATACAGCAATACCATACATTGCCTCtatagcatgctagctaactcacttatacagcaataacatacatTACATCTAAAACATGCTAACTCActtatacagcaataacatacgTTGCCTCtatagcatgctagctaactcaCTTATACAGCAATACCATACATTGCCtctagcatgctagctaactcaCTTATACAGCAATACCATACATTGCAAATAAAGCATGCTAGCTAACTCACTTATACAGCAATACCATACATTGCCTCtatagcatgctagctaactcacttatacagcaataacatacatTACATCTAAAACATGCTAACTCActtatacagcaataacatacgTTGCCTCtctagcatgctagctaactcaCTTATACAGCAATACCATACATTACATCTAAAACATGCTAACTCACTTATACAGCAATACCATACATTGCCTCTAGAGCATGctatttaactgacttgcctagttaaataaaataaaaatgtaatctgtTGCCCTGTTCTTGCTGAGGTAAACCCTTCAGTGCTACCTaccaatgactgtgctgtgtacgGTGGcactttcttaaaactgcattgttggttaagggcttgtaagtaagcatttcactgttgtatgtgacaaataacatttgatttgaaaaaaataaaaaaatctgtgtGCGCGGACTAGGCCTACTGATGTCCTGTTCAGTTGGAGAGGGGGAACCTGAAGACGAGGAAAACTAGAGCTACGACTATAATTGATTTGAATTAAAACAATATAATGAAGCTATTGAGTTATTGATCTCCATAAGCCATATTAGAGTAAATTACATTACAGATGGACAACGGATGAGTGCTGAAAGTAGACTAATTCGAGAAGGTCTAGCTTTGTGTTGGAGAATATATCTTCCTATTTAATAAATAAGAGGTAGACCTGCACCTGTTTGACAGATGTAATTATAGTCAACTATCCATAGATTGTGTCAGCCAATTCCTCCAATCACCATTAGGGTTGAATATtttcaattttatgttattttaaatgtgcTTTTCTTCCAAAAACAAGGACTTTTCAAGGTGACAAGGACGTTTCAAGGTGCCACAATTATTGACACCTTCATTCAATACTTTGTGCAAccttcctttgccaagataacagctctgagtcTTCTCCTATAATGCGTAATGAGGTTGGAGAACACATGGCAAGGGATCTGAGACCATTCCTCTATACAGAATCTCTCTAGATCCTTCAGATTCCGAGGCCCACACTTGTGGATTCTCCTCATCACCTCATCCCACAGGTTTTCTATGGGGTTCAGGTCAGGGGACTGGGATGGCCATggcaaaaccttgactttgtggtcAGTAaaccattttttgtgttgattttggGGTGtactttggatcattgtcctgcccGAAGATCCAACCACGGCACAGTTTAAGCTTCCTAACAGAGGCAGTCCGGTTTAGATGTAATATCTGCTGGTACTTGATGGAGTCCATGATACCATGTATCCCCACAAGTGGTCCAGGTCCTTTggaagaaaaacagccccacaacATCAAAGATCCATCACCAGACTTCACAGTGGGGATGAGGTACTTTCTGTATGGATATCTTTCTGTCTACAccaaacccacctctggtgtttgtttccaaaaagctctattttggtctcatctgaccatagaaccTGGTCCCATTGAAAGATCCAGTAATGTTTGGCAAACTGTAGGCGCTTGAGTTTGTTGTTTGATGACAGCAAAGGCGTTTTTATGGCAACCCTCCCAAACAACTTGTGGTTATGTAGGTGGCATCTGATTGTAGTTTTGGAGACTTTCTGACCCCAAGACCCAACTAACATCTGTAATTCTCCAGCTGTGATCCTTGGAGATGTTTTTTGCCACTCGAACCATCCTCCTCACTGTGCGTGGGGTCAATATAGACACATGTCCTCTTCCAGGCCCATTGTTAACATCTCCGGTAACTTTACATTTCTTAATTATTGCCCTGATAGTGGAAATGTGCAGTTCAACAACCATTTGTCGCACATTATCACATCTTTCCAATAGTGATGGATGACTATCGGACCTTGGCCTGTGTGTCACCATATATTTACaccccagtgaaacaggaagtcatGGCTTACCACTTAAGTGTTCCTAATCGCTCAGGTGAACTTAAGAAGGTAAAATATGAATGGGAAGATACTTCAGTTAGATTTGACTCATAATCATTtctaggggtgccaataattgtgcAACACATGTTTtgaagaaaaacatttatttcacatgTATTTTTTTCAATCATTTTACTTTAATTCAAAGGTTtgatttttgtaaatattttgaatgaaacaCCAAGAGGATAAAcagcaaacacatttttttcacaACCCGTTTTGCTCATATTTACCAAGTGTCCCAATATTAGTGGAGGGACCTGTATGTTCACCCCTACCCTTATCCACGGTGTTCTGCGAaaccacaaccttctggctactttGCCATGTAACGCTTACAAAACGCAGAACAGTTTCTAAAACGGCATATCTAAGACTCTGGTCTGTCCAAGGAGTGAGGGTAAACAGTAGGCAAGTTCTCTGCAATCCACTTcatatttaaattattattttgggtgtaggggagggtcacttgttttttttgttgtcaagtGTTCAGGGAGGGTCgggtaaaaatatatttaaatgaagggagggccatccatttcCATTTCAGAGATATGATTTTCTCCAGGTATCCCTTATTATAAATACCTTACAGTCCCTTAGTagtcaaaaaaaaaaatccacccAAACAAAAGGTGAAAACTGATCCTCACACCATCTCTATCTGATACATGTTGTGTCTACTAGCTTATTCCCACAGAAAACTGCAGAGGGAAGCAGCACCACCAGGTCAACCATCAGACTCCATATTTTCAACAAGAGAAACCGCAGAGGTTATTCAACCTTAACGACAAATCCAAGGTCATCTCAATATCTTTACAGTAGAAGCTAACAAAACACACCAAAACTGACAAGGTGTACACTGATTAGTAAAGAGAGGCTAACATTCTCTAATTCTCCATTTCCTCTGCACAGTTCTCACAGTGAGAAACAATAGGATCCAATTCAGTGTTACCACTTGCTTTATGACATGAGAATTAAGTGATGGACTTTAATCTTAGCTGGTCTGAGAGAACTGATGAGGCTTTTCTCCTTTATgtatatgttggtgtttctttaagCTGCTGTGCTGAGAGAAAtttttcccacagtcagagcaggagtaaggcttctctcctgtatgtatacgctTGTGACATGTTAAGGTATATAATTGGGTAAAACaattcccacagtcagagcagaagtgAGGCTTTTCTCCTGCATGTAAATATTGGTGTTTTTTTAAGTTGCTCtgttgagagaaactcttcccacattcagcgcaggagtaaggcttttctcctgtgtgcgtTCTCCGGTGAACTGTTACCTCAGatgatgttttgaagcattttccacagtcagagcagaagtaaggcttctctcctgtgtgtgttctctggtgaactgTTAGCTCAgatgatgttgtgaagcattttccacagtcagagcagaagtaaggcttttctcctgtgtgtatacgttggtgtTTCTTTAAGCTGCTGTGTTGAGAGAAATTTTGCCCACAGTCAGAGCacgagtaaggcttctctcctgtgtgtattcgctTGTGACTATTTAACTTATCCAATTGGGAAAAACTCTTTTCACAGTctgagcaggagtaaggcttttctcctgtatgTGAACGTTGGTGTCTTTTTAAGTTACTCtgttgagagaaactcttcccacagtcagagcaggagtaaggcttttctcctgtatgtatacgttcatgtttgATTAAGGTATCCAATAgggagaaactcttcccacagtcagagcagaagtaaggattctctcctgtgtgtgttctccggTGAACTGTTAGCTCAtatgatgttgtgaagcattttacacagtcagagcaagagtaaggcttctctcctgtgtgtatatgttGGTGGTTTTTTAAGTTTCTCCGTTGAGAGAATCTGcacccacagtcagagcaggagtaaggcttctctccagtgtgcacGCTCTGATGAACTGTCAGAGCCCCTGATGTTCTaaagctcttcccacagtcagagcaggagtaaggcttctctcctgtatgaatACGTTGGTGTGTTTGTAAGCTTcccagttgagagaaactcttcccacagtcagagcaggagtaaggcttctctcctgtgtgcatACGCTGGTGAGATTTTAAGGTATTAAATTGGGCGAAACaattcccacagtcagagcagaagtaagacttttctcctgtgtgtattagtTGGTGCCTATTTAACTTATCCAATCGGGAGAAACTCTTTTCACAGTcggagcaggagtaaggcttctctcctgtgtgcactctctgatgaactgtcaGAGCCCTTGATGTtgtgaagctcttcccacagtcagtgcAGGAATACAgaatctctcctgtgtgtattttcaggtgtatttttagctttgatagcattgggaaaatctcctcacaatgtgggcagtggtgagacctcttagatctgtgatcttcctgctgctttctggatgtagagaatgtctcaacGTCACCTGTGTGAACAGCATCAGGAAAAAAAGTCAAGTTTTTGtgaaaaaacattaagaacacctgctcattccatgacatagactgaccaggtgcaagttatgatcccttattgatatcacttgttaaatctgctttaaaatcagtgtagataaaggggaggatacaggttaaagaaggatttttaagtcttgaaacagctgagacatggattgtgtatgtgtgcaattcagagggtgaatgggcaagacaaaagatttaagtgccattgaatggggtatggtagtaggtgccaggcaccccggtttgtgtcaagacctCCAATGCTGCTAGGTTGACGCTGATCAGTTTAActtatgtatcaagaatggtccaccacccaaaggacatccaaccaacttaacacaactgtgggaagcatttgagtcaacatgggccagcctccctgtacaacgctttcgacaccttgtagagtccaataGGGCTgtccccaacaacaacaaaaatatgtgGTTAACCAAGAGTAGTTTGTTCTTTCAACTAATCAATTGGTCCAAAATGTTTAAACATGTATTTctccagtgcattcggaaattattcagactcctagactttttccacattttgttacgtaacagccttaatctaaaatacATTACATTGTATGttatttctcatcaatctacacatattaccccatgacaaagcaaaaacagttttttagaaatgtataaaTAATGGAAAACAGAa is a window of Oncorhynchus kisutch isolate 150728-3 unplaced genomic scaffold, Okis_V2 scaffold1258, whole genome shotgun sequence DNA encoding:
- the LOC109877056 gene encoding zinc finger protein 135-like, giving the protein EILYSCTDCGKSFTTSRALTVHQRVHTGEKPYSCSDCEKSFSRLDKLNRHQLIHTGEKSYFCSDCGNCFAQFNTLKSHQRMHTGEKPYSCSDCGKSFSQLGSLQTHQRIHTGEKPYSCSDCGKSFRTSGALTVHQSVHTGEKPYSCSDCGCRFSQRRNLKNHQHIHTGEKPYSCSDCVKCFTTSYELTVHRRTHTGENPYFCSDCGKSFSLLDTLIKHERIHTGEKPYSCSDCGKSFSQQSNLKRHQRSHTGEKPYSCSDCEKSFSQLDKLNSHKRIHTGEKPYSCSDCGQNFSQHSSLKKHQRIHTGEKPYFCSDCGKCFTTSSELTVHQRTHTGEKPYFCSDCGKCFKTSSEVTVHRRTHTGEKPYSCAECGKSFSQQSNLKKHQYLHAGEKPHFCSDCGNCFTQLYTLTCHKRIHTGEKPYSCSDCGKNFSQHSSLKKHQHIHKGEKPHQFSQTS